Proteins encoded together in one Armatimonadota bacterium window:
- a CDS encoding branched-chain amino acid ABC transporter permease: MRTDLRQRYDEDLALVRGTAGWLAVLGLAVALLLFPLYAPGYLLFTAVLAATHVIVAVGLTLLTGYTGQISLGHAAFVAIGAYTTGVLGRGVPALPGLAGGLPWWVTWPLAGLVAASFGALVGLPALRLTGPYLTIATLGFGIAVNQVLTNWEALSGGRMGLPIPRVTLGLGGLSPDRQLAYLALGTAAVLVWVAVNLARSHVGRAFVAIRDSDIAAEVMGVHLTRYKTLAFALSAFYAGVGGALFAQALRHIEPQMFTLFESIYYFAMIVVGGLATIPGAVIGAVILTLVPQWLTAAREWQPVVYGAAIILMMAVEPQGLYGRWLRIRAYLKTWPL; encoded by the coding sequence ATGCGCACCGACCTGCGCCAGCGCTACGACGAGGACCTGGCCCTCGTGCGCGGCACCGCCGGCTGGCTGGCGGTGCTCGGGCTGGCCGTCGCCCTCCTCCTCTTCCCCCTCTATGCCCCGGGCTACCTCCTCTTTACCGCCGTGCTGGCGGCCACCCACGTCATCGTGGCGGTCGGCCTCACCCTCCTCACCGGGTACACGGGGCAGATCTCCCTCGGCCACGCCGCCTTCGTGGCCATCGGCGCCTACACCACGGGCGTGCTGGGGCGGGGGGTGCCGGCGCTCCCCGGGCTGGCCGGAGGATTACCCTGGTGGGTGACCTGGCCGCTCGCCGGCCTCGTCGCCGCCAGCTTCGGCGCGCTCGTGGGGCTGCCGGCGCTGCGGCTCACCGGCCCCTACCTGACCATCGCCACCCTGGGGTTCGGCATCGCGGTGAACCAGGTGCTGACCAACTGGGAGGCGCTCTCCGGCGGGCGCATGGGCCTGCCCATCCCCCGGGTCACCCTGGGGCTGGGGGGTCTCAGCCCGGACCGGCAGCTCGCCTACCTGGCCCTGGGGACGGCGGCGGTGCTCGTCTGGGTGGCCGTCAACCTGGCCCGCTCCCACGTCGGGCGGGCCTTCGTGGCCATCCGCGACAGCGACATTGCCGCCGAGGTCATGGGCGTCCACCTCACCCGGTACAAGACCCTGGCCTTCGCCCTCAGCGCCTTCTACGCCGGGGTGGGCGGCGCGCTCTTCGCCCAGGCGCTGCGCCACATCGAGCCGCAGATGTTCACGCTCTTCGAGTCGATCTACTACTTCGCCATGATCGTCGTCGGAGGGCTCGCCACCATCCCGGGGGCGGTGATCGGCGCCGTGATCCTGACGCTGGTCCCGCAGTGGCTCACGGCGGCGCGGGAGTGGCAGCCGGTGGTCTACGGGGCGGCCATCATCCTGATGATGGCGGTGGAGCCCCAGGGGCTCTACGGCCGCTGGCTGCGCATCCGGGCCTACCTGAAGACGTGGCCCCTGTGA
- a CDS encoding acyl-CoA dehydrogenase family protein, which translates to MTTREAGVAQEEVARQGGGFLVADPEGPIFTPEMLTDEQRLVARTVEEFVTGEVLPVADRLEAKDWALTRALIARLGALGFLGAEIPQAYGGLGLDKITALVITERLGMASSFSVSVGAHIGIGTLPIVFYGNEAQRQRYLPAMARGERIGAYALTEPTAGSDAMAIRTRAVREGEAYLLTGTKQFITNAAFADLFVTYAKVDGQHHTAFIVERGTPGLTVGEEEHKMGIRGSSTASLFFEQARVPAANVLGEVGQGHKIAFTILNVGRFKLAAGVLGGAMLAFRQALAYAQERRQFGRPLAAFGLIKQKLAQMALRLYATEAMVYRTGGLIDAALARAPQEGGYLGALEEYAVECSIAKVFASEMLDRVVDELVQIYGGYGFIEDYPAARAYRDARINRLFEGTNEINRLLITGMLLRRAQRGRLPLLAAAQRAAEAVLSPALPALGRDGAAGEGLAAERQQVALAKQAVLVAAGAAVRRLGPALEEHQEILGWLADMVSEVYAMESVVRRAQQAAGTPGAEGHALMARAWVNEAVPRLEGLGREVLAAVEEGEALRTALTGLRRLLRYPPANAVALGRAIADRMLAAGRYAP; encoded by the coding sequence GTGACGACCCGAGAGGCAGGCGTGGCGCAGGAGGAGGTGGCCCGGCAGGGCGGCGGGTTCCTGGTGGCCGACCCGGAGGGGCCGATCTTCACCCCCGAGATGCTGACCGACGAGCAGCGCCTGGTGGCGCGGACGGTGGAGGAGTTCGTCACCGGCGAGGTCCTGCCCGTCGCCGACCGCCTGGAGGCCAAGGACTGGGCGCTCACGCGCGCGCTCATCGCCCGGCTGGGGGCGCTGGGCTTCCTGGGCGCGGAGATCCCCCAGGCCTACGGGGGGCTGGGGCTCGACAAGATCACGGCCCTGGTGATCACCGAGCGGCTGGGGATGGCCTCCTCCTTCTCCGTCTCCGTGGGGGCGCACATCGGCATCGGCACGCTCCCCATCGTCTTCTACGGCAACGAGGCCCAGCGGCAGCGCTACCTCCCGGCGATGGCCCGCGGCGAGCGCATCGGCGCCTACGCCCTCACCGAGCCCACCGCCGGCTCGGATGCCATGGCCATCCGCACGCGCGCCGTGCGCGAGGGGGAGGCCTACCTCCTCACCGGCACCAAGCAGTTCATCACCAACGCCGCCTTCGCCGACCTCTTCGTCACCTACGCCAAGGTGGACGGGCAGCACCACACCGCCTTCATCGTCGAGCGGGGGACGCCGGGGCTGACGGTCGGGGAGGAGGAGCACAAGATGGGCATCCGCGGCTCCTCCACCGCCTCCCTCTTCTTCGAGCAGGCGCGCGTCCCGGCGGCCAACGTGCTGGGCGAGGTCGGGCAGGGGCACAAGATCGCCTTCACCATCCTGAACGTCGGGCGGTTCAAGCTGGCCGCCGGGGTGCTCGGCGGAGCGATGCTGGCCTTCCGCCAGGCCCTGGCCTACGCGCAGGAGCGCCGGCAGTTCGGCCGGCCCCTCGCCGCGTTCGGGCTGATCAAGCAGAAGCTGGCCCAGATGGCCCTGCGGCTTTATGCCACCGAGGCGATGGTCTACCGGACGGGCGGGCTCATCGACGCGGCGCTGGCCCGGGCCCCACAGGAGGGCGGGTACCTGGGGGCGCTGGAGGAGTACGCGGTGGAGTGCTCCATCGCCAAGGTCTTCGCCTCGGAGATGCTCGACCGGGTCGTGGACGAGCTGGTGCAGATCTACGGCGGGTACGGGTTCATCGAGGACTACCCGGCCGCCCGCGCCTACCGCGACGCGCGCATCAACCGCCTCTTCGAGGGGACCAACGAGATCAACCGCCTCCTCATCACCGGCATGCTGCTCCGGCGGGCACAGCGCGGCCGTCTGCCCCTGCTGGCGGCGGCCCAGCGGGCCGCCGAGGCGGTGCTGAGCCCCGCCCTGCCGGCCCTGGGGCGGGACGGCGCAGCCGGAGAGGGGCTCGCTGCGGAGCGGCAGCAGGTGGCCCTGGCCAAGCAGGCGGTGCTCGTGGCGGCGGGGGCGGCGGTGCGCCGGCTGGGCCCGGCCCTGGAGGAGCACCAGGAAATTCTGGGCTGGCTGGCCGATATGGTGAGTGAGGTCTACGCCATGGAGTCGGTGGTGCGGCGCGCCCAGCAGGCGGCGGGGACGCCGGGGGCGGAGGGGCACGCCCTCATGGCCCGGGCCTGGGTGAACGAGGCCGTGCCCCGCCTGGAGGGGCTGGGCCGCGAGGTGCTGGCCGCGGTCGAGGAGGGAGAGGCGCTGCGCACGGCCCTGACGGGCTTGCGCCGCCTGCTGCGCTACCCGCCGGCGAACGCCGTCGCGCTGGGCCGGGCCATCGCCGACCGCATGCTCGCCGCCGGCCGCTACGCCCCCTAG
- a CDS encoding 2-oxoacid:acceptor oxidoreductase subunit alpha — protein MTNRLKLLVGGVQLRDGVGTVVDVVGRILTRAGLYVLANERNYASTIYGAHQFDPLVISATPPLSHGDNLVDILMALEFDANPDVPRQPNRDTILRHGPHLRDGGVLLYDSSTGEVPVDDLVARGVKVFPLPARQIALRELRREVVKNMVVTGALFRLLEFDMDQAYLRQLLEERFLRKGRELVDLNLEAARRGREVIEQVLAAQGWRDVGYRLEPVPTNGERRLLVSGSEALGMGAIQAGCRFYAGYPITPASPLLAFMERWLPRYQGRSLQGQNERESIRAALGASLAGVRAMVASSGPGISLKVEEFGLAGAGEIPLVVVNAQRAGPSTGMPTKTEQADLRMMIGAGHGDFPRIVLAPSTLEECYTMIQEAFYLADKYQCPVFVLTDLTLAEVRKTVPEAFFLEHRMPPHREGVLTEAELRRDGYRRYAITESGISPRIFPGTRGGIFKVSGTEHDEFGFVTTEPPKRAAMMDKRMRKLETYLQEDARGPQVVGTPRGNPVLVGWGSTKPVLLEARERLRADGLDVAVVHLTHLWPFPTHLVRPVLADAAAIIVCEQNWSGQLADLLQERCLLPTRRILKYNGRVFYVSDIIRGVREILRNGATEFRVSEFVPVTVEAHEGD, from the coding sequence GTGACGAACCGCCTGAAGCTCCTGGTCGGCGGGGTGCAGTTGCGGGACGGCGTCGGCACGGTGGTGGACGTCGTCGGCCGCATCCTCACCCGCGCCGGGCTCTACGTGCTGGCCAACGAGCGCAACTACGCCTCCACCATTTACGGCGCGCACCAGTTCGACCCGCTGGTCATCAGCGCCACCCCGCCGCTCTCCCACGGCGACAACCTCGTCGACATCCTCATGGCCCTGGAGTTCGACGCCAACCCCGACGTGCCGCGCCAACCCAACCGCGACACGATCCTGCGCCACGGCCCGCACCTCCGCGACGGCGGGGTGCTGCTCTACGACTCCTCCACCGGGGAGGTGCCGGTGGACGACCTGGTGGCGCGCGGGGTCAAGGTCTTCCCGCTGCCGGCCCGGCAGATCGCCCTGCGCGAGCTGCGGCGCGAGGTCGTGAAGAACATGGTGGTCACCGGGGCGCTCTTCCGCCTGCTGGAGTTCGACATGGACCAGGCCTACCTCCGGCAGCTCCTGGAGGAGCGCTTCCTGCGCAAGGGCCGGGAGCTCGTCGACCTGAACCTGGAGGCGGCGCGCCGGGGGCGCGAGGTCATCGAGCAGGTCCTGGCCGCCCAGGGGTGGCGGGACGTCGGCTACCGCCTGGAGCCCGTCCCCACCAACGGGGAGCGGCGCCTCCTCGTCTCGGGGAGCGAGGCCCTGGGCATGGGGGCGATCCAGGCCGGGTGCCGCTTCTACGCCGGCTACCCCATCACCCCGGCCTCGCCGCTCCTGGCCTTCATGGAGCGGTGGCTGCCGCGCTACCAGGGACGGTCGCTCCAGGGGCAGAACGAGCGGGAGTCGATCCGCGCGGCCCTGGGGGCCAGCCTGGCCGGGGTGCGCGCCATGGTGGCCTCCTCGGGCCCGGGCATCTCCCTCAAGGTGGAGGAGTTCGGCCTGGCCGGGGCGGGGGAGATCCCGCTGGTGGTCGTGAACGCGCAGCGCGCCGGCCCCTCCACCGGGATGCCGACGAAGACGGAGCAGGCCGACCTGCGGATGATGATCGGCGCCGGCCACGGGGACTTCCCCCGCATCGTGCTGGCCCCCTCCACCCTGGAGGAGTGCTACACGATGATCCAGGAGGCCTTCTACCTGGCCGACAAGTACCAGTGCCCGGTCTTCGTCCTCACCGACCTGACCCTGGCCGAGGTGCGCAAGACCGTCCCCGAGGCCTTCTTCCTGGAGCACCGCATGCCGCCCCACCGGGAGGGCGTGCTCACCGAGGCGGAGCTGCGCCGCGACGGATACCGGCGCTACGCCATCACCGAGTCGGGGATCTCCCCGCGCATCTTCCCCGGCACGCGGGGCGGCATCTTCAAGGTGAGCGGGACGGAGCACGACGAGTTCGGCTTCGTCACCACCGAGCCGCCCAAGCGCGCGGCCATGATGGACAAGCGCATGCGCAAGCTGGAGACCTACCTGCAGGAGGACGCCCGCGGGCCCCAGGTCGTCGGCACCCCGCGCGGGAACCCGGTGCTGGTGGGGTGGGGCTCCACCAAGCCGGTCCTGCTCGAGGCGCGGGAGCGCCTCCGCGCCGACGGGCTGGACGTGGCGGTGGTCCACCTGACGCACCTGTGGCCCTTCCCCACGCACCTGGTGCGGCCGGTCCTGGCGGACGCCGCGGCCATCATCGTCTGCGAACAGAACTGGTCGGGGCAGCTGGCCGACCTGCTCCAGGAGCGCTGCCTGCTCCCCACCCGCCGCATCCTCAAGTACAACGGGCGGGTCTTCTACGTCTCCGACATCATCCGGGGGGTGCGGGAGATCCTGCGCAACGGGGCCACGGAGTTCCGCGTCTCGGAGTTCGTGCCCGTGACCGTGGAGGCCCACGAGGGCGACTGA
- a CDS encoding branched-chain amino acid ABC transporter permease codes for MPDVSQAAQLLVGGLAAGTLYALMALGIVLLYRASRVLNFAHGDLATAATFVAFTLMAGGWGFPLATTAALAAAGTFAAGFYLVVLRPAREATLLGRIVVTLGLALVLNGLTTAVWGAETKVFPFPLSDTRVYRLGGVVVSQLSLGLLGAGLVLVAALYLVVQHTRVGLAMRAVAQHVEAAQALGIPARRILAFTWGLAGALGAGAGILTAPATLLDPAMMLDPFLKGFAGAVLGGMDSLPGAVLGGLCLGVLEALFAGYVSVKFKTTLAFLVIVLTLMVRPEGLLGREVRRRA; via the coding sequence GTGCCGGACGTGAGCCAGGCGGCGCAGCTGCTCGTGGGCGGGCTGGCCGCGGGCACGCTCTACGCGCTCATGGCCCTGGGCATCGTCCTGCTCTACCGCGCCTCGCGGGTGCTGAACTTCGCCCACGGCGACCTGGCCACGGCCGCCACCTTCGTCGCCTTCACGCTGATGGCGGGCGGGTGGGGGTTCCCGCTGGCCACCACCGCCGCCCTGGCCGCGGCGGGGACCTTCGCCGCCGGTTTCTACCTGGTGGTCCTGCGCCCGGCCCGGGAGGCGACGCTGCTCGGGCGGATCGTCGTCACGTTGGGCCTGGCCCTGGTGCTGAACGGCCTGACCACGGCGGTGTGGGGCGCGGAGACCAAGGTCTTTCCCTTCCCTCTCTCCGACACGCGCGTCTACCGCCTGGGCGGCGTGGTGGTGAGCCAGCTCAGTCTGGGCCTCCTGGGTGCCGGCCTGGTCCTGGTGGCCGCGCTCTACCTGGTCGTGCAGCACACGCGCGTGGGGCTGGCCATGCGCGCCGTGGCCCAGCACGTGGAGGCGGCGCAGGCGCTGGGCATCCCGGCCCGCCGCATCCTGGCCTTCACCTGGGGGCTGGCCGGGGCTCTCGGCGCCGGCGCCGGGATCCTCACCGCCCCGGCCACGCTGCTCGACCCGGCGATGATGCTCGACCCCTTCCTCAAGGGGTTCGCGGGGGCGGTCCTCGGCGGGATGGACAGCCTGCCGGGGGCCGTGCTGGGCGGGCTGTGCCTGGGCGTCCTGGAGGCGCTCTTCGCCGGGTACGTCTCGGTGAAGTTCAAGACGACCTTGGCCTTCCTGGTGATCGTCCTCACCCTGATGGTCCGCCCCGAAGGGCTGCTCGGACGCGAGGTCCGCCGACGGGCCTGA
- a CDS encoding thiamine pyrophosphate-dependent enzyme, protein MSTKPAARTPISKVWEENAVPRHRIQWCPGCGDYAVLNAVKMALTRLELMPHEVLLIGGIGCSGQIRNYLNGNALHGTHGGPLAYAVGVTMANPELRVIALAGDGDTFAIGVENFVHACRRDPNVALIVMDNGVYGLTTGQRSPTGGLGQPQEEFSEESPPAFNPLRLALAAGATFVAQSFSGDPRHSADVYVEAIEHPGFAFVNDFSPCVTYNKFNTYDWFKQHVELVPPDHDPADLQAAFRLLDDFEARGRLPLGVIYRRPRRKKPQQRLPMWDHELADVDLEPMLRTFR, encoded by the coding sequence ATGAGCACGAAGCCTGCCGCACGCACGCCCATCAGCAAGGTGTGGGAGGAGAACGCCGTCCCGCGCCACCGCATCCAGTGGTGCCCCGGGTGCGGGGACTACGCGGTGCTGAACGCGGTGAAGATGGCGCTCACCCGGCTGGAGCTCATGCCCCACGAGGTCCTGCTCATCGGCGGCATCGGCTGCTCCGGGCAGATCCGCAACTACCTGAACGGCAACGCTCTGCACGGCACCCACGGCGGGCCGCTGGCCTACGCCGTGGGGGTGACCATGGCCAACCCCGAGCTGCGCGTCATCGCGCTGGCCGGCGACGGGGACACCTTCGCCATCGGCGTGGAGAACTTCGTCCACGCCTGCCGCCGCGACCCCAACGTCGCCCTCATCGTCATGGACAACGGCGTCTACGGGCTGACCACCGGGCAGCGCTCCCCCACCGGCGGGCTGGGGCAGCCCCAGGAGGAGTTCAGCGAGGAGTCCCCGCCGGCCTTCAACCCCCTGCGGCTGGCCCTGGCCGCCGGGGCCACCTTCGTCGCCCAGTCCTTCAGCGGCGACCCCCGGCACAGCGCCGACGTCTACGTGGAGGCCATCGAGCACCCGGGGTTCGCCTTCGTGAACGACTTCTCGCCCTGCGTGACCTACAACAAGTTCAACACCTACGACTGGTTCAAGCAGCACGTCGAGCTCGTCCCGCCCGACCACGACCCCGCCGACCTGCAGGCGGCCTTCCGGCTGCTGGACGACTTCGAGGCGCGCGGGCGCCTGCCGCTGGGGGTGATCTACCGGCGCCCGCGGCGCAAGAAGCCGCAGCAGCGGCTCCCCATGTGGGACCACGAGCTGGCCGACGTCGACCTGGAGCCGATGCTGCGCACCTTCCGCTGA
- a CDS encoding sialidase family protein, which produces MLHTPDFHALAFAPDDPDVVVLGHHNGILRSDDGGRTWQALVERPNFDAMGLAVHRRDGRRIYLAGHLIFQASGDGGRTWRAVEHDLPYTDIHGLAMSPDNPDRLYAFVVGHGLFRSEDGGRRWMAVPAALPPDVMALAAAGGQPETVYAGSMRGGVMRSTDGGATWTASATGRVSSTVFALAVDPLSRNTVYAGTNGGLFKSTDGGATWTKLPFPGANAVALAVSPARPTRVLAIWMKRRGQGLVYRSDDGGRTWGDGMTER; this is translated from the coding sequence GTGCTCCACACGCCGGACTTCCACGCCCTGGCCTTCGCCCCCGACGACCCCGACGTCGTCGTTCTTGGCCACCACAACGGCATCCTGCGCAGTGATGACGGCGGGCGCACGTGGCAGGCGCTCGTCGAGCGTCCCAACTTCGACGCCATGGGACTGGCGGTCCACCGGCGCGACGGACGGCGCATCTACCTGGCCGGGCACCTCATCTTCCAGGCCAGCGGCGACGGGGGCCGCACGTGGCGGGCCGTGGAGCACGACCTCCCCTACACGGACATCCACGGCTTGGCGATGAGCCCAGACAACCCGGACCGCCTCTACGCCTTCGTCGTCGGTCACGGGCTCTTTCGCAGCGAGGACGGGGGGCGCCGGTGGATGGCGGTGCCCGCGGCCCTGCCGCCCGACGTCATGGCGCTGGCCGCCGCCGGCGGTCAGCCCGAGACGGTGTACGCAGGCAGCATGCGCGGCGGCGTCATGCGCAGCACCGACGGCGGGGCGACCTGGACCGCGTCGGCCACGGGTCGCGTCTCCAGCACGGTCTTTGCCCTCGCCGTGGATCCCTTGTCCCGCAACACCGTGTACGCCGGCACCAATGGAGGTCTCTTCAAGAGCACCGACGGCGGGGCGACCTGGACGAAGCTCCCCTTCCCCGGAGCGAACGCAGTGGCCCTCGCGGTCAGCCCGGCCCGGCCCACCCGCGTCCTGGCCATCTGGATGAAGCGCCGCGGGCAGGGACTGGTCTACCGCAGTGATGACGGCGGCCGCACCTGGGGGGACGGGATGACGGAGCGGTGA
- a CDS encoding M3 family oligoendopeptidase translates to MAVRLDPRKVFPRRFVPPDADLGRWETIEPLGAALLARTPESPDALERWLEDVSELLAAVGEERARRYIAMTSQTDDPEREHAYLTFIREVEPRMKALLQRLDEHYLASPHRRALPERYRLFDRSVQTRVALFREANLPLEVREAELEQQYQKVSGAMTVTYRGAERTLQQMARFLEEPDRATREEAWRLIAGRRLADREVLDDLYDRLLALRREIARNAGVPTYSEYVWRRRERFDYTPEDCFRFHDAVEAHLVPLAARLHRARQQRLGVERLRPWDLEVDPSGAPPLRPFERPEELAARAEEIFARVDPEFAAQFRFLREEGLLDLASRKGKAPGGYQATLTERRWPFIFMNAVGRDTDVLTLLHEGGHAFNALAVREEPLLAYRHPPMEFAEVASMAMELLTADHLDPFYPDPEERRRAYRHRLERVIRLLPWVATIDAFQHWVYTHPGHSREERRAAWVAAYRRFHPAVDWTGLEEPLGALWHAQLHLFLAPFYYIEYGIAQLGALQVWLRARADYRDAVRRYREALALGGAAPLPALFAAAGARFAFDAGTVAPLAEALSAELDALGEP, encoded by the coding sequence ATGGCCGTCCGCCTCGATCCCCGCAAGGTCTTCCCGCGCCGGTTCGTCCCGCCCGACGCCGACCTGGGGCGGTGGGAGACCATCGAGCCGCTGGGGGCGGCCCTGCTGGCGCGCACCCCGGAGTCCCCCGACGCCCTGGAGCGGTGGTTGGAAGACGTGAGCGAGCTGCTCGCCGCCGTGGGCGAGGAGCGGGCGCGGCGCTACATCGCCATGACCTCCCAGACCGACGACCCCGAACGCGAGCACGCCTACCTCACCTTCATCCGGGAAGTGGAGCCGCGGATGAAGGCCCTGCTGCAGCGGCTCGACGAGCACTACCTGGCCAGCCCACACCGCCGGGCGCTGCCCGAGCGCTACCGCCTCTTCGACCGCAGCGTCCAGACCCGCGTCGCCCTCTTCCGCGAGGCCAACCTGCCCCTGGAGGTGCGGGAGGCCGAGCTGGAGCAGCAGTACCAGAAGGTCAGCGGGGCGATGACGGTGACCTACCGCGGGGCGGAGCGCACCCTGCAGCAGATGGCCCGCTTCCTGGAGGAGCCCGACCGGGCGACGCGCGAGGAGGCGTGGCGGCTGATCGCCGGGCGGCGGCTGGCCGACCGGGAGGTGCTGGACGACCTCTACGACCGGCTGCTGGCCCTGCGCCGGGAGATCGCCCGCAACGCCGGGGTGCCCACCTACAGCGAGTACGTCTGGCGCCGGCGGGAGCGCTTCGACTACACCCCGGAGGACTGCTTCCGCTTCCACGACGCCGTCGAGGCCCACCTGGTGCCGCTGGCGGCGCGCCTCCACCGGGCGCGGCAGCAGCGTCTCGGGGTGGAGCGCCTGCGCCCGTGGGACCTGGAGGTGGACCCGAGCGGCGCCCCGCCGCTGCGTCCCTTCGAGCGCCCCGAGGAGCTGGCCGCGCGCGCCGAGGAGATCTTCGCCCGGGTCGACCCCGAGTTCGCCGCGCAGTTCCGCTTCCTGCGCGAGGAGGGGCTGCTCGACCTGGCCAGCCGCAAGGGCAAGGCCCCCGGCGGCTACCAGGCCACGCTGACGGAGCGGCGCTGGCCCTTCATCTTCATGAACGCGGTGGGGCGGGACACCGACGTCCTCACCCTGCTCCACGAGGGCGGGCACGCCTTCAACGCCCTGGCCGTCCGCGAGGAGCCGCTGCTGGCCTACCGCCACCCGCCCATGGAGTTCGCCGAGGTGGCGTCCATGGCCATGGAGCTGCTCACCGCCGACCACCTCGACCCCTTCTACCCGGACCCGGAGGAGCGGCGCCGCGCCTACCGCCACCGCCTCGAGCGCGTCATCCGCCTCCTCCCCTGGGTGGCCACCATCGACGCCTTCCAGCACTGGGTCTACACCCACCCGGGGCACAGCCGCGAGGAGCGGCGCGCCGCCTGGGTGGCCGCCTACCGCCGCTTCCACCCCGCGGTGGACTGGACGGGGCTCGAGGAGCCGCTCGGGGCGCTGTGGCACGCCCAGCTCCACCTCTTCCTGGCGCCCTTCTACTACATCGAGTACGGCATCGCGCAGCTGGGGGCGCTGCAGGTGTGGCTGCGGGCGCGGGCGGACTACCGCGACGCGGTGCGGCGCTACCGCGAGGCGCTGGCCCTGGGCGGGGCCGCGCCGCTGCCGGCCCTCTTCGCGGCGGCGGGGGCGCGCTTCGCCTTCGACGCCGGCACCGTGGCGCCGCTGGCCGAGGCCCTCAGCGCGGAGCTGGACGCGCTCGGGGAGCCCTGA